A single genomic interval of Phocoenobacter uteri harbors:
- a CDS encoding tape measure protein: MPGSLGSLNIQLTLDQIKFQNALTKAEQRAQTFSRRTQKYLNNIDAAMTSLNKSSKVTNLLLGKDMLSTLSRGIQTTLRYADANTEVINKLRLVTNGSTALTAATNSVFEIALRTNQELDTTAQIYQRLSQNAETLHLSQERVASITETINKAVAMSGASAASAQAALMQFGQALASGVLRGEEFNSLSDQTPAILDAIAKGLGVTRGELREMAKAGKLTMDVVIPALEKVKDSVDTDFSKRIKTVSQAFTNLETSFVKTIGSFNESIGVTDFLAENIELVAANLEEAIKAAVIFGGVLAIGQLGKYSGLLLTSSINSAKSAIAHKKEAQAIYEQATATRVAAEANLAKLKTNLELTRSNKKKATLRKKIKIQTAEIIGLVNAEAAAKRNLLTVNRLLNVATRGLNAVMGLLGGPAGVVMLAGGALWYFSSQAEKARNWALDTTRANQQLTESYEDLSVAALSLRVTEQLKEIERLNDEVGKARGGLLTSQISTDFEGFTVMGNTDEQEMEKLKLEIQTIKENAEKAKQVLSKMLEPLVQKMKNSGKSFDEIRSQLELLGVDSETVSNTLNSVAKRTKEVKKETDGAKIATIDFTKAQQNLMEKSNSLRAKLEVLELKNKGHAKASYVLAGLYETLGVKGAEYSKVLNAIANGDVVAAKSAAEAIKLSSEQLNTMLDMGNKIGKLFETDQQTQTIEMSLKDTGEDYRKSWGTFYDDLLSQNRSSLQAIEKEEEKAFNKLNEFIKKGVVSHQDAVIAKIAIEKRFYKQKQELANKYSPKKQAKMHLEEELNTIRELQKAGQLTAGEATKAGFQAQFNYAQEVSQSTVDPVSQYLGANKPNQDLDNQQAQELAMLDELNRQQEVNEQKLISEEEYQKRRQEIIEKYETEKQKREMEAYSQSASLMSSAFDTMAGVMGDAAGKQSKAYKAMFAISKGFAIAEASVNAGLALSEAAKLPFPQNMVEYAKAASQTARIISTIQSVQASFATGGYTGDGGKYTPAGVVHKGEYVITKEATSRLGRGFLDQLNYGVPRRGFANGGGVGVPNLPTPKYRLKPSSPNVTVKVINNGEPTEAAVKTERDGNNIKVTVELMKQIAREETHNALVNGFVRSGGQYNRR, translated from the coding sequence ATGCCAGGTTCATTAGGATCTTTAAATATTCAGCTTACGCTCGATCAGATCAAATTTCAAAACGCATTAACTAAAGCTGAGCAACGAGCTCAAACTTTTTCTAGAAGAACACAAAAGTATTTAAATAATATAGATGCGGCAATGACATCATTAAATAAATCTAGCAAGGTCACTAACTTACTTTTGGGAAAAGATATGTTATCTACACTATCAAGGGGAATTCAGACGACCCTTAGATATGCAGATGCAAATACCGAAGTGATCAATAAATTACGGTTAGTCACAAATGGAAGTACTGCACTTACTGCAGCGACAAATTCCGTTTTTGAAATTGCATTGAGAACAAATCAAGAATTAGACACAACGGCACAAATTTATCAACGCTTATCACAAAATGCAGAAACACTACATTTAAGCCAAGAGCGAGTAGCAAGTATTACAGAAACGATCAATAAAGCGGTTGCAATGTCAGGAGCAAGTGCTGCCTCTGCTCAAGCAGCACTTATGCAGTTTGGACAAGCATTAGCAAGTGGTGTATTACGTGGTGAAGAATTTAATTCATTAAGTGATCAGACCCCTGCTATTTTAGATGCAATTGCAAAAGGATTAGGTGTTACTAGGGGCGAATTGCGAGAAATGGCAAAAGCAGGTAAGCTAACAATGGATGTTGTTATTCCTGCATTAGAGAAAGTAAAGGATAGTGTCGATACTGATTTCAGTAAGCGTATCAAAACGGTTTCTCAAGCATTTACCAACTTAGAAACATCATTTGTAAAAACAATCGGATCATTTAATGAAAGTATTGGAGTGACTGATTTCTTAGCCGAAAATATAGAGCTTGTTGCGGCTAACCTAGAAGAGGCAATTAAGGCTGCAGTAATTTTTGGTGGTGTTTTAGCAATTGGTCAATTAGGTAAATATTCTGGTTTGTTATTAACTAGTAGTATTAACAGTGCTAAAAGTGCTATAGCCCATAAAAAAGAAGCTCAGGCTATTTATGAGCAGGCAACTGCAACAAGAGTTGCTGCAGAAGCAAATTTGGCTAAATTAAAAACTAATTTAGAACTCACAAGATCAAATAAGAAAAAAGCAACGCTTCGTAAAAAAATAAAAATACAGACAGCTGAAATTATTGGATTAGTTAATGCAGAGGCTGCTGCAAAGCGTAATTTATTGACAGTAAATAGATTGTTGAACGTTGCAACTCGTGGCTTAAATGCTGTGATGGGTTTATTAGGTGGTCCTGCAGGTGTTGTTATGTTGGCAGGAGGTGCTTTGTGGTATTTTTCAAGTCAGGCAGAAAAGGCAAGAAATTGGGCATTAGATACTACAAGAGCAAATCAGCAATTGACAGAAAGTTATGAAGATTTGAGTGTTGCTGCTTTATCGTTACGAGTTACTGAGCAGTTAAAAGAAATTGAAAGACTTAATGATGAAGTCGGAAAAGCTAGAGGTGGATTACTGACCTCACAAATTAGTACGGATTTTGAAGGTTTTACTGTCATGGGCAATACTGATGAACAAGAAATGGAGAAGTTAAAACTTGAAATTCAGACAATCAAAGAAAATGCAGAAAAAGCAAAACAAGTGTTAAGCAAAATGCTTGAGCCGTTAGTCCAGAAGATGAAAAATTCTGGAAAAAGTTTTGATGAAATTCGTAGTCAATTGGAACTTCTAGGGGTGGATTCTGAAACGGTATCGAATACTTTAAATTCAGTAGCCAAACGGACAAAAGAAGTTAAAAAAGAAACAGATGGGGCGAAGATAGCAACGATTGACTTTACTAAAGCTCAACAAAACTTAATGGAAAAATCGAATAGTTTACGAGCTAAATTAGAAGTATTAGAGTTGAAAAATAAAGGACACGCTAAGGCTTCTTATGTATTAGCTGGCTTGTATGAAACATTAGGAGTGAAAGGGGCTGAATATTCAAAAGTTCTGAATGCGATTGCAAATGGGGATGTGGTGGCAGCGAAATCTGCAGCAGAGGCAATAAAACTATCTAGCGAGCAACTTAATACAATGCTTGATATGGGGAATAAGATTGGTAAGTTGTTTGAAACAGATCAACAAACACAGACTATTGAGATGTCGCTAAAAGATACAGGTGAAGATTACCGTAAAAGCTGGGGTACGTTCTATGATGATTTACTTTCTCAGAATAGATCCAGTCTTCAAGCGATAGAGAAGGAAGAGGAAAAAGCTTTTAATAAATTAAATGAGTTTATTAAAAAAGGTGTTGTTTCCCATCAAGATGCTGTAATTGCTAAGATAGCAATAGAAAAACGTTTTTACAAACAAAAACAAGAATTAGCAAACAAATACTCGCCTAAGAAACAAGCAAAAATGCATCTTGAAGAAGAGTTAAACACAATTCGAGAGCTACAGAAAGCGGGTCAACTAACGGCAGGCGAGGCAACAAAAGCGGGATTTCAAGCACAATTTAATTATGCTCAAGAAGTTTCTCAAAGTACTGTCGATCCTGTTTCTCAATACTTAGGGGCTAACAAACCTAATCAAGATCTAGATAATCAACAAGCTCAAGAACTTGCAATGCTTGATGAGTTAAATAGGCAACAAGAGGTTAATGAGCAGAAGCTGATTTCAGAAGAAGAGTATCAAAAACGCAGACAAGAAATAATTGAGAAATATGAAACAGAGAAACAGAAAAGAGAGATGGAGGCGTATTCTCAATCTGCATCTTTAATGTCTTCTGCTTTTGATACAATGGCTGGGGTAATGGGTGATGCTGCGGGCAAGCAATCCAAAGCCTATAAAGCTATGTTTGCTATATCAAAGGGATTTGCGATTGCAGAAGCTTCTGTTAATGCAGGATTGGCACTTTCTGAGGCTGCAAAACTACCATTTCCCCAAAATATGGTCGAATATGCTAAGGCGGCAAGTCAAACAGCAAGGATAATCTCAACGATACAATCAGTTCAAGCTAGTTTTGCAACAGGTGGTTACACAGGAGACGGTGGAAAATATACGCCAGCAGGTGTTGTCCACAAAGGGGAATACGTTATCACAAAAGAAGCCACATCTAGATTAGGTCGTGGCTTTTTAGATCAGTTGAATTACGGTGTTCCAAGACGTGGGTTTGCCAATGGTGGCGGTGTAGGAGTCCCTAATCTTCCAACACCAAAATACAGGTTAAAACCATCATCACCAAATGTAACGGTAAAAGTTATCAATAATGGTGAACCAACTGAAGCAGCAGTTAAAACAGAGCGAGATGGTAACAATATTAAGGTTACAGTCGAGTTAATGAAGCAAATCGCCCGCGAAGAAACTCACAATGCGTTAGTAAATGGGTTTGTACGAAGTGGTGGACAATATAATAGGAGGTAA